In Mycolicibacterium lutetiense, the sequence ACCGTTGTCGAGCGCGATCCCGCTGCCCTCGAGCCACTCGACCGCCGGCTGCGAACCGATACCGACCACCACCAGATCGGCGTCGAGTACGGTGCCGTCGCCCAGGACGACCTGCTCGACCTTGTCCGCGCCCCGCACCTCGCTCACGCCGATACCGCAGCGCACGTCGACGCCCTCGGCCTGATGCAGGCGGGTCACCAGGGCACCGATCTGCTCACCCAGCACCGAGGCCAGCGGCGTCGGCTGCGGCTCCACGAGCGTCACCTCGACGCCCAGCTTGCGCAGGCTCGCGGCCACCTCGCAGCCGATGAAGCCGGCACCGACCACCACTGCCCGCTGAGCCCGCTCGGCGTGCTCGCGCAGGGCCATGCTCTCGGCGTAGGACCGCAACACGTGGATTCCGGCCAGATCGCCGAAGGACCGGATGCGCCTGGGCACCAGCCCGGTAGCGATGATGAGCTCGTCGTAGGCCACGTCGCTGCCGTCGGCCAGTTTCAGCGTTTTGGCGGCAGTATCGACCGACTGCGCGGCCGAGCCGAGCCGCAGCGTGATGTCATTCTCGGCGTAGAACTCGGCCGGCTTGAGCGTGACGTCGTCAGTCTCGGCGCGCAGCACTTCCTTGGACAGCGGGGGCCGATCGTAGGGCAGATGGTTCTCGTCGCTGACGATCGTGATGGGCCCGGTGTACTCCGATCGACGGAGCTGTTCGGCCGTCCGGGCCGCGGCCAAGCCGCCACCGACGATGACAATGCCCGCAGCTGATCCCGTTGAAGTAGTCACGTGGGGTTTTTACACGATCGCGGTTGAGTGTTGTAGGGCACCCTATGTTTGCGCAGGCCACCGGCTCACCTCAGGACCGGCCCCGTTCGATGACATTCGTGAGCACCACGATGCTTTCGCTGCGCTCGATGCGCGCCGTTGAGCGGATACGTTCCAGGGCCTCCTCAAGGTGGCGCATGTCGCGTGCCAGCACGTGCAGGATGGCGTCGGCGGTACCGGTGACCGTTGCCGCACTGACCACTTCGGGAATATCGATCCAGGCCGCGCGCAGCTGGTCCGGGGCGATGGTGCCCTGGCAGAACACCTGCACGTACGCCTCGGTGCGCCAGCCCAGGACATTGCGGTCGATCACCGTGGTGAAACCCCGGATCACCCCGTCGGCGACCATACGGTCCACCCGGCGCTTGACCGCGGGCGCCGACAGGTTCACCCGCTGGCCGATCTCGGCGAACGTTGCCCTGGCGTGCTCGGTGAGCACGGCCAGGATCTGCTCGTCGGTGTCGTCCAGACGCTCCACATCGACCTCCACGCAACAAACCGCCGCCATCACCGGGCAAATGCAATATATCCCTGCCCAAGACGCAACAGGTAGAGATTGATTGCGCCATCAACCCTTCATATCGTCGAAAGATGACGATTTTCGATGAAGTCATGCCTGACGCTGTGCCCGCATCCGGTACCGCGGTGTCCCCCGCGCGGACCATGACGATCCGCCACTACGCCATGACGGCCCCGGAACACTTCACCGTCGAATACGCCATCAACCCGTGGATGGACACCGCAACCCCCGTGGACACCGCACTCGCGCTGGACCAGTGGGACACGCTGCGCCGGGTGTACGCCGACCTGGGCCACACCGTCGACTCGGTGACACCGCGCAGAGGTCTGCCCGACATGGTCTACGCCGCCAACGGCGGCTTCCTGGTCGGAGACACCGCCGTGGTGGCGCGCTTCGCCTATCCACAACGCGCCGGCGAGGCCGACGCCTACGCCGAGTGGATGACCGCCGCCGGCTACCGGACCGTGTTCACCCACCACGTCAACGAAGGCCAGGGCGACCTGCTGCTCGTCGGGTCAAACCTGCTGGCCGGATACGGTTTTCGCACCGACCGGCGTGCCCACGCCGAGATCGCGGCCGCCACCGGCCTGGACGTGACCGGCCTGGAACTCATCGACCCGCGCTTCTACCACCTCGATACCGCGCTGGCGGTGCTCGACGACTCGACGATCGCCTACTATCCCCCGGCCTTCAGTGACGACGCCCGCCGACGGATTACCGAACTGTTCGGCGACGCCATCGAAGTCGGCTCGGCCGACGCCTACGTGCTGGGCCTCAATGTGGTGTCCGACGGCCGGCACGTCGTGATGCCTTCCGCCGCCACGGGATTCGCCGACCAACTGCGCCGGGCCGGCTTCGAGCCGATCGGCGTCGACCTGTCCGAACTCCTCAAAGGCGGCGGATCCGTCAAATGCTGCACCCTGGAGCGGTATCCATGACCATGGTGGACAGCGTGGACAACCAGACCACCCCGGACCCTGCGATCGCAGCCGCGATCGCGCTCGACCACCGCCATGTCGCCCACAACTACTCACCGCTGCCGGTGGTCGCCGAAAGCGCCGAAGGGGCCTGGATCACCGATGTGACCGGCCGGCGCTACCTCGATTGCCTGGCCGCCTATTCGGCGGTCAACTTCGGCCACCGCAAT encodes:
- a CDS encoding NAD(P)/FAD-dependent oxidoreductase, whose product is MTTSTGSAAGIVIVGGGLAAARTAEQLRRSEYTGPITIVSDENHLPYDRPPLSKEVLRAETDDVTLKPAEFYAENDITLRLGSAAQSVDTAAKTLKLADGSDVAYDELIIATGLVPRRIRSFGDLAGIHVLRSYAESMALREHAERAQRAVVVGAGFIGCEVAASLRKLGVEVTLVEPQPTPLASVLGEQIGALVTRLHQAEGVDVRCGIGVSEVRGADKVEQVVLGDGTVLDADLVVVGIGSQPAVEWLEGSGIALDNGVVCDEVGRASAAGVWAIGDVASWRDHVGDQARVEHWSNVADQARAMVPAILGQEASPVVSVPYFWSDQYDVKIQCLGEPEADDVVHVVEDDGRKFLAFYERDGVVVGVVGGGMPGKVMKARGKIAAGAPISDVLG
- a CDS encoding Lrp/AsnC family transcriptional regulator, producing the protein MERLDDTDEQILAVLTEHARATFAEIGQRVNLSAPAVKRRVDRMVADGVIRGFTTVIDRNVLGWRTEAYVQVFCQGTIAPDQLRAAWIDIPEVVSAATVTGTADAILHVLARDMRHLEEALERIRSTARIERSESIVVLTNVIERGRS
- the ddaH gene encoding dimethylargininase, whose product is MPDAVPASGTAVSPARTMTIRHYAMTAPEHFTVEYAINPWMDTATPVDTALALDQWDTLRRVYADLGHTVDSVTPRRGLPDMVYAANGGFLVGDTAVVARFAYPQRAGEADAYAEWMTAAGYRTVFTHHVNEGQGDLLLVGSNLLAGYGFRTDRRAHAEIAAATGLDVTGLELIDPRFYHLDTALAVLDDSTIAYYPPAFSDDARRRITELFGDAIEVGSADAYVLGLNVVSDGRHVVMPSAATGFADQLRRAGFEPIGVDLSELLKGGGSVKCCTLERYP